TACCCCGACCTGGGCAGCTACCTGCTCGGCACGGTGCCCAACCGCGTGCCCGCCACCGGCGTGCCCGTGTACGCGCAGAGCCAGGACTTCCTGAACTCCGACGTGGACGCCCTGACGGCACGCGTCAAGTGGCGCATCGCGCCCGACAAGACCCTCACCAGCCTGACGCGCTACGGCACGTCCGACAACGGCTACGTGGTCACCGGCGCCTCGGGCGGAACGCGCTACAGCAACGGCACGCCGTTCACCAGCGCCTCGCTGAGCACGCACAACGGCTGGCAGGAAGTGAAGTACTTCGCGCACCAGACCAACCTGCGCTGGGACACCGAGATCGCCGGCAAGAAGAACGAACTCATCTTCGGCCTCGAATACACGGACCACCAGGTGACGCGCGGCAACTACGCCGTCACCAACACCGGCGCATTCAACTGCCGCACGCAGGCGGGCACCGGCGCCAACACGGCCTATTGCCTCTCGGGCCCCACGGGCGCCGTCACGCCGGGCCTGAACTCCATCATGGGCCGGCAGATCGCCCAGACACCCTGGGCCAACGACTGGCAGGTCAAGAGCTTCGCGCTCAGCGCCATGGACACGGTGGACCTGACCGACAAGTGGACGGTGTTCGGCGGCGTGCGTGCCGACTACACCGACTTCAGCCTCGTCACGCGCAACGCCACCACGGCCGCGCAAACGGGCAACTACACCTATACCGATACCCTGCTGAACGGCCACCTGGGCGTGTCGTACAAGATCAACCCCATGGGCATCGTGTACGCCAGCTACGGCTCGGCCCAGGACATCAACGGCGGCGAATCCGACACCGGCACCAGCAGCGGCTACGGCGGCCTGGTGGTCTACAACGGCAGCGCCGCCGGCGCCAAGCCCGAGACCTCGCGCAATCTGGAAATCGGCACCAAGTGGAACCTGCTGGACAACAAGCTGCTGTTCACGGCCGCGGCGTTCCAGACCACCAAGTCCGACGTGATGGAAGGCGCTAACTACGACTCGCTGGGCACCTTCAACACCGGCAAGAACCGCGTGCGCGGCGTCGAATTCGGCCTGGTGGGCAACGTGACCTCCCAGTTCACGGTGCAGGCCGGCGTGGCGTTCATGAAGTCCAAGGTGCTCAAGTCGGCCACGGCGGCCAACGTGGGCCTGCCGCTGTCGAACTTCGCCGACCGCTCGTTCTCGGTGCAGGGCAAGTACCAGTTGACGCCCGCGCTGTCCGTGGGCGCCACGGCACGGCACGAAAGCGACCGCTGCGGCGGCCAGCCCGACACCGGCGCGAGCTACACCAACGGCACCTGCGCGCAGCCCGTGCCCTCGTTCACCGTGTACGACCTGTTCGCCTCGTACCGCCTGAACAAGCACGCCGACATCCGCATCAACGTGCTCAACGCCGGCGACAAGGACTACTACACGGCGGTGTACCGCTCGGGTTCGTTCCTGTACAAGGGCGACGGGCGTGCGGTGCGCGTCACGCTCGACTACGAGTTCTGATCGGCGCGCTGGCAACGGCGCCCCGGGTCTGATCCAATGCCGGGCTCTGCCCGGCATTGCCGCTTTCAACGATGACCCCAGCCCTTCCCTTCACCGCACCGCCTCCGCCGCCGGACCGCATTCCGCCCGGCGTGCACGGCGCGCTCGACTACGCCCTGCTCGCGCCCAAGCACATGGATGCCGCGCACCATGCCTACGTGGCGGGTGGCAGCGGCCTGGGCGTGTCGGCACAGGCCAACCGGCGCGCCTTCGACGGCTGGGCCGTGCTGCCCCGGCTGCTGCGCGACGTGCGCCACGGCCATGTGCGGGCGGTGGTGGGCGGCGAGGCCTGGGAGCACCCGCTGGCCCTGGCGCCGGTGGCATTCCAGGCCCTGGCGCACCCGCACGGCGAGATCGCCACCGCGCGCGCGGCCGAGGCCACCGGCACCTGCCTGGTCGCCAGCACCCTGTCGTCCCGCACGCTCGAATCGATCGCGCAGGCCAGCGGCCCGGCGCGCTGGTTCCAGCTGTACTTCCAGCCGCGGCGGGAGGACACGCTGCAGCTGGTTCGCCGCGCCGAGGCGGCCGGCTACCGCGCGATCGTCGTCACACTGGACGCGGCCCTGCAGACTGCCGGCCGCCAGGCACTGGCGGCGGGCTTTCGCATGCCGCCGACCTGCGTGGCCGAGAACTTGCGCGACCAGCCCCCGATGGAGCCGCCCGCCCCGCAGCCGGGCCAGGGCCGGGTCTTCCATGCCATGCACTTCGCGCCCACCTGGGCCGACCTGGACTGGCTGATGGCGCAGACGCACCTGCCCGTCTGGGTCAAGGGCGTGCTGCACCCCGACGACGCCACCGCCTTGCAGGCCCGGGGCGTAGCGGGCATCGTCGTCTCCAACCACGGTGGGCGCGGGCTGGACGGCGCCCCCGCCAGCCTGCAGATGCTGCCCGCCGTGCGGGCGGCGGTGGGCCCCGGCTGGCCCGTGCTGTTCGATGGCGGCATCCGGAGCGGCACCGACGTGTTCAAGGCCCTGGCGCTCGGCGCCGATGCCGTGCTGATCGGCCGGCTGCAGGTCTATGCGCTGGCCGTGGCCGGCGCGCTGGGCGTGGCCCACCTGCTGCGCCTGCTGGTCGAAGAACTGCAGGCCTGCATGGCGCTGGCCGGCTGCGCCACGCTGGCCGACATCGGCCCGGGCGCGCTCGTGGCCCAGCCGCCGGCCTTTCCCTCCCTGTCCGAAGAAACGCCATGCTGATCACCCTCGAACACGTTCTGGACCCGGACGAAGTCCGCCACTTCCGCCAGCGCCTGGATGGCGCCGACTGGCGCAGCGGCAGCGCCACCGCCGGCACGCTGGCGCGGTCGGTCAAGCGCAACGAACAGCTCGACGACGCCAGCGAGGTGGCGGTGGAACTGGGCCAGCACCTGCTGCGGGTGCTGGGCCGCCACCCAACCTTCATCGCGGCCGCCCTGCCGCGCAGGATCCACCCGCCGAAGTTCAACCGCTACGCCGACGGCGGCACCTATGGCGCGCACGTGGACAGCGCCGTCATGCAGTGGCCCGGCACGCAGCAGTCGATGCGCACCGACGTGTCGGCCACGCTGTTCCTCGCAGACCCGCACGAATACGACGGCGGGGAGCTGGAGATCGAAGGCCCGTTCGGCGTGCAGGGCGTCAAG
This region of Acidovorax sp. GBBC 1281 genomic DNA includes:
- a CDS encoding TonB-dependent receptor, encoding MKHSNPVKKPRSLRLAEGVAASLSTAVLLPWAAMAQTAPPQDATVLPTVTVQDQAIDPNPNAEVGAPYKAKTSADVRHTRPLAETPQTISVVTKAAIDDSGFTDLKQILAAQPGITLGTGENGNAFGDRYIIRGQEARSDVFVDGLRDPGMTTRESFAIEQLEITKGPNSTFAGRGSAGGAINAITKQATLDYDFSRISVGAGSDGYRRATLDANKGFSDQFALRANALYSTEGVPDRDPSKRRREGLALSGLWEANANLSVTLDYYGLRARDKYPDLGSYLLGTVPNRVPATGVPVYAQSQDFLNSDVDALTARVKWRIAPDKTLTSLTRYGTSDNGYVVTGASGGTRYSNGTPFTSASLSTHNGWQEVKYFAHQTNLRWDTEIAGKKNELIFGLEYTDHQVTRGNYAVTNTGAFNCRTQAGTGANTAYCLSGPTGAVTPGLNSIMGRQIAQTPWANDWQVKSFALSAMDTVDLTDKWTVFGGVRADYTDFSLVTRNATTAAQTGNYTYTDTLLNGHLGVSYKINPMGIVYASYGSAQDINGGESDTGTSSGYGGLVVYNGSAAGAKPETSRNLEIGTKWNLLDNKLLFTAAAFQTTKSDVMEGANYDSLGTFNTGKNRVRGVEFGLVGNVTSQFTVQAGVAFMKSKVLKSATAANVGLPLSNFADRSFSVQGKYQLTPALSVGATARHESDRCGGQPDTGASYTNGTCAQPVPSFTVYDLFASYRLNKHADIRINVLNAGDKDYYTAVYRSGSFLYKGDGRAVRVTLDYEF
- a CDS encoding alpha-hydroxy acid oxidase, whose amino-acid sequence is MTPALPFTAPPPPPDRIPPGVHGALDYALLAPKHMDAAHHAYVAGGSGLGVSAQANRRAFDGWAVLPRLLRDVRHGHVRAVVGGEAWEHPLALAPVAFQALAHPHGEIATARAAEATGTCLVASTLSSRTLESIAQASGPARWFQLYFQPRREDTLQLVRRAEAAGYRAIVVTLDAALQTAGRQALAAGFRMPPTCVAENLRDQPPMEPPAPQPGQGRVFHAMHFAPTWADLDWLMAQTHLPVWVKGVLHPDDATALQARGVAGIVVSNHGGRGLDGAPASLQMLPAVRAAVGPGWPVLFDGGIRSGTDVFKALALGADAVLIGRLQVYALAVAGALGVAHLLRLLVEELQACMALAGCATLADIGPGALVAQPPAFPSLSEETPC
- a CDS encoding Fe2+-dependent dioxygenase; amino-acid sequence: MLITLEHVLDPDEVRHFRQRLDGADWRSGSATAGTLARSVKRNEQLDDASEVAVELGQHLLRVLGRHPTFIAAALPRRIHPPKFNRYADGGTYGAHVDSAVMQWPGTQQSMRTDVSATLFLADPHEYDGGELEIEGPFGVQGVKLEAGDLVLYPSSSLHRVTPVTRGARIASFFWIESLVQDEGDRTLLFDLDQTIQRLTPSLDAADPRLLQLTGVYHNLLRRWAQT